A portion of the Anas platyrhynchos isolate ZD024472 breed Pekin duck chromosome 26, IASCAAS_PekinDuck_T2T, whole genome shotgun sequence genome contains these proteins:
- the LOC139999487 gene encoding zinc finger CCCH domain-containing protein 11A-like yields the protein MTGKAAKLMGEIHVKTLEEIRREKALQRRETQAKAEAEGHGKTEDSSAGARPARAAPSAQPGPAPAEQKSLWSTKLTGALKKEKKAVELNQPCPKLSSVPDVQPTQQSGTRKCPEKSFEERRWEKWQQREQQEKLGKEEAAVKSTAGFFHTEPAGKVAAQFQGREAKTNLMTSAKPSGGKVTFPKKKALKRKAPGSYPSAIAAVELRTALDADMMGPPAKKAAMGVSDVPEHSPAIRLEENPPNR from the exons ATGACAGGGAAGGCTGCTAAGCTGATGGGAGAGATCCATGTGAAAACACTGGAGGAAATCCGTCGTGAGAAAGCTCTTCAGAGACGCGAAACTCAAGCCAAAGCCGAGGCTGAAGGGCATGGTAAAACTGAAGATTCCAGCGCAGGGGCAAGACCTGCTcgtgcagctccctcagcacaacCCGgacctgccccagcagagcagaaatctTTATGGAGCACAAAACTAACAG gtgctttaaaaaaagaaaagaaggcagtggAATTGAACCAGCCTTGTCCTAAACTTTCCTCTGTACCTGATGTACAG ccCACTCAGCAGAGTGGAACTCGTaaatgtccagagaagagctttgAAGAGAGACGGTGGGAGAAGTGGCAACAGCGAGAACAACAAGAGAAGCTTGGGAAGGAGGAAGCTGCTGTCAAATCTACTGCTGGCTTCTTTCATACTGAACCAGCAGGGAAAGTGGCAGCTCAATTTCAGGGCCGGGAAGCTAAAA CCAACTTGATGACATCTGCGAAGCCTTCGGGTGGGAAAGTCACTTTCCCCAAGAAGAAGGCACTGAAACGTAAGGCACCTGGGAGTTATCCCTCTGCCATAGCAGCTGTGGAACTACGGACTGCCTTGGATGCTGACATGATGGGACCTCCAGCCAAAAAAGCAGCCATG gGTGTTTCAGACGTGCCGGAGCACTCCCCAGCCATCAGACTTgaagaaaatcccccaaacagGTGA